In one Tessaracoccus palaemonis genomic region, the following are encoded:
- the orn gene encoding oligoribonuclease encodes MSEKLVWIDCEMTGLDLVNDALIEVAVLVTDGELNLLGDGVDVLIRPTDEALEQMGDFVRTMHTKSGLLEDLKDGVTMEEATAQVMAYIKTFVPAPKRAPLAGNTIGTDRTFLARDMPELEEWMHYRNVDVSSIKELARRWYPKVTHLAPAKTGNHRALADIQESIEELRYYREALFVPEPGPTGDELRAIAAKHRGALTGNTGEAEVAKEA; translated from the coding sequence ATGAGTGAAAAGCTGGTGTGGATCGACTGCGAGATGACCGGGCTGGATCTGGTCAACGACGCGTTGATCGAGGTCGCGGTGCTCGTGACCGACGGTGAACTGAACCTGCTCGGCGACGGCGTCGATGTTCTGATCAGGCCGACCGACGAGGCCCTCGAGCAGATGGGCGACTTCGTCCGCACCATGCACACCAAGTCCGGCCTCCTCGAGGACCTCAAGGACGGCGTCACCATGGAGGAGGCCACCGCCCAGGTGATGGCCTACATCAAGACCTTCGTGCCCGCCCCGAAGCGGGCCCCGCTGGCCGGCAACACCATCGGCACCGACCGCACCTTCCTCGCCCGCGACATGCCCGAGCTGGAGGAGTGGATGCACTACCGCAACGTCGACGTGTCCTCCATCAAGGAGCTCGCCCGCCGCTGGTATCCGAAGGTCACGCACCTCGCCCCGGCCAAGACCGGCAACCACCGCGCGCTGGCCGACATCCAGGAGTCGATCGAGGAGCTGCGCTACTACCGCGAGGCGCTGTTCGTGCCGGAGCCCGGCCCCACGGGCGACGAGCTGCGCGCCATCGCCGCGAAGCACCGCGGGGCACTGACCGGGAACACGGGCGAGGCGGAGGTCGCGAAGGAGGCCTGA
- a CDS encoding IMPACT family protein: MSDSYLTIDAAPGGGVDVELEIRRSRFLTHMRRVISEEDARAVIEGRRSTYFDARHHCSAFVLGPDGRTAHSSDDGEPAGTAGVPMLTALNRVGLTDVVAVVTRYFGGIKLGAGGLVRAYTDAVAQAVEAAGTRTVHLSTLLRIDADFASAGQVEDQLRGLTLPSGAPVTVDSVDWTDRAHISVAVPAGSVDELRVALATLSAGALTAEETGSRWVG, translated from the coding sequence GTGTCTGACTCCTACCTCACCATCGATGCCGCCCCGGGAGGCGGGGTGGACGTCGAGCTGGAGATCAGGCGGTCCCGGTTCCTGACGCATATGCGGCGCGTCATCTCCGAGGAGGACGCGCGCGCCGTCATCGAAGGGCGGCGGTCCACCTACTTCGACGCCCGCCACCACTGCTCCGCCTTCGTGCTGGGCCCGGACGGGCGCACGGCCCACAGTTCGGACGACGGCGAGCCCGCCGGCACCGCCGGTGTGCCGATGCTGACGGCCCTGAACCGGGTCGGGCTGACGGACGTCGTCGCGGTCGTCACGCGCTACTTCGGCGGCATCAAGCTTGGCGCGGGCGGCCTGGTGCGGGCGTACACGGACGCCGTCGCGCAGGCCGTCGAGGCGGCGGGCACCCGAACGGTCCACCTGTCCACGCTGCTGCGGATCGACGCAGACTTCGCCTCCGCGGGTCAGGTCGAGGACCAGCTGCGCGGCCTGACGCTGCCCTCCGGGGCTCCCGTCACCGTCGACTCGGTCGACTGGACGGACCGCGCGCACATCAGTGTGGCCGTGCCCGCCGGATCCGTCGACGAGCTGCGCGTCGCGCTGGCCACGCTGTCCGCGGGGGCCCTGACCGCCGAGGAGACCGGCTCCCGCTGGGTCGGCTGA
- a CDS encoding alpha/beta fold hydrolase: MKRFLKVVSLLIVGALIGFGIGWAWPILNREPLMVGQDAVVVAADEAEVSVSMVDACGKVLVIEPADVEARVALILYPGGLVRPQAYEWLGHALASRGVRTLIPEMPFDLAVLGKDRATQVSDELAGDLPVVIGGHSLGGAMAASYAAENPEALAGLVLLAAYPPDDDLSSTTLPVLSLYGEHDEVADLDTVLGAADSLPSSASFVEVTGSVHSFFGRYGPQSGDGVPTVSRADAEAAIAEAVGDFLDGIGI, encoded by the coding sequence ATGAAGCGCTTCCTGAAAGTGGTGTCCCTGCTGATCGTCGGCGCGTTGATCGGGTTCGGCATCGGCTGGGCGTGGCCCATCCTCAACCGCGAGCCGCTGATGGTCGGGCAGGACGCCGTGGTGGTCGCCGCCGACGAGGCGGAGGTGTCGGTGTCGATGGTCGACGCCTGCGGGAAGGTGCTGGTGATCGAGCCCGCCGACGTGGAGGCGCGTGTCGCGCTGATCCTCTACCCCGGCGGGCTGGTACGCCCGCAGGCCTACGAGTGGCTCGGCCACGCGCTGGCCTCGCGCGGCGTGCGGACGCTCATCCCGGAGATGCCGTTCGACCTCGCGGTGCTCGGCAAGGACCGCGCGACGCAGGTCTCCGACGAGCTGGCGGGCGACCTGCCCGTCGTGATCGGTGGGCACTCGCTCGGCGGAGCCATGGCCGCCTCGTACGCGGCGGAGAACCCCGAGGCACTCGCGGGGCTGGTGCTGCTGGCCGCCTATCCGCCCGACGACGACCTCAGCTCGACGACGCTGCCAGTCCTCTCGCTCTACGGGGAGCACGACGAGGTCGCCGACCTCGACACCGTGCTCGGGGCGGCTGACTCCCTGCCGTCGTCGGCCAGCTTCGTCGAGGTGACGGGATCGGTGCACAGCTTCTTCGGCCGCTACGGGCCCCAGTCCGGCGACGGCGTCCCGACGGTGTCGCGCGCCGACGCGGAGGCCGCCATCGCCGAGGCCGTCGGCGACTTCCTCGACGGCATCGGCATCTGA
- a CDS encoding GroES family chaperonin: protein MIDAPLAIRMLNDRVLVDPDTGAAERRSGGGILIPATVQMGRKLTWAKVVAVGPNVRSVEVDDRVLFDPEERAEVELQSRTYVLLRERDMHAVASEGAVDGGTGLYL from the coding sequence GTGATCGACGCACCCCTGGCCATCCGCATGCTGAATGACCGGGTGTTGGTCGACCCCGACACGGGGGCCGCGGAGCGACGCTCCGGAGGCGGCATCCTCATCCCCGCCACGGTGCAGATGGGTCGCAAGCTCACCTGGGCCAAGGTCGTCGCCGTCGGACCCAACGTCCGGTCCGTCGAGGTCGACGACCGCGTCCTGTTCGACCCGGAGGAGCGCGCGGAGGTCGAGCTCCAGTCCCGCACCTACGTCCTGCTCCGCGAGCGGGACATGCACGCCGTCGCCTCCGAGGGTGCCGTCGACGGCGGGACCGGGCTGTACCTCTAG
- the bcp gene encoding thioredoxin-dependent thiol peroxidase, with the protein MTARLTAGTPAPEFTLPDQDGNDVSLSDFAGETVILYFYPAAMTPGCTTQAVDFSESLGSFTDAGYRVLGCSPDPVDKLAKFAERSNLGFTLLADPETTVLNAYGAWGPRKLYGKEIVGVLRSTFVIEVDADGKGVVKVAQYNVKATGHVAKLRRELGV; encoded by the coding sequence ATGACCGCACGACTGACGGCCGGCACCCCGGCCCCCGAGTTCACGCTGCCCGACCAGGACGGCAACGACGTCTCCCTCTCCGATTTCGCCGGCGAGACGGTCATCCTCTACTTCTACCCGGCCGCGATGACGCCTGGCTGCACGACGCAGGCCGTCGACTTCTCCGAGAGCCTCGGCTCCTTCACGGATGCCGGCTACCGCGTGCTCGGGTGCTCCCCCGACCCCGTGGACAAGCTGGCGAAGTTCGCCGAACGCTCCAACCTCGGCTTCACGCTGCTGGCCGACCCCGAGACGACCGTACTGAACGCCTACGGCGCCTGGGGCCCCCGCAAGCTGTACGGCAAGGAGATCGTCGGCGTGCTGCGCTCGACGTTCGTGATCGAGGTCGACGCCGACGGCAAGGGCGTCGTCAAGGTGGCGCAGTACAACGTGAAGGCCACCGGCCACGTGGCCAAGCTCCGCCGCGAGCTCGGTGTCTGA
- a CDS encoding helix-turn-helix domain-containing protein, producing the protein MLEELAHVGTRLRSVRKSRGWTLDDLADRSGVSASTLSRLESGKRQASLELLIPITRQLGIKVDDLIAQDTPDPRVRRPVIRRDGVLIVPLSPESSAVHTYKITFPPDGELPELRTHEGSEWIYVLSGRLRLRLGDQDLILTRGEAAEYDTRIPHAASAAGNRPAQVISIFNDEGARMHVRLSAHQD; encoded by the coding sequence ATGCTGGAGGAACTCGCACACGTCGGCACACGGCTACGCTCCGTGCGGAAGTCGCGGGGCTGGACCCTGGACGACCTGGCGGACAGGTCGGGGGTCTCGGCGAGCACGCTCTCGAGGCTCGAATCAGGGAAACGCCAGGCCAGCCTCGAGTTGCTGATCCCCATCACCCGACAGCTCGGCATCAAGGTCGACGACCTCATCGCCCAGGACACCCCCGACCCCCGCGTCCGACGACCCGTTATCCGCCGCGACGGCGTGCTCATCGTGCCGTTGTCCCCGGAGTCGTCGGCCGTCCACACCTACAAGATCACCTTCCCACCCGACGGGGAACTGCCGGAACTCCGCACGCACGAGGGCTCCGAGTGGATCTACGTGCTGTCGGGACGGCTCCGCCTGCGCCTCGGCGACCAGGACCTCATCCTCACCCGCGGCGAGGCGGCGGAGTACGACACGCGCATCCCGCACGCGGCGTCGGCGGCCGGGAACAGGCCGGCGCAGGTGATCAGCATCTTCAACGACGAGGGCGCACGCATGCACGTGCGACTGTCGGCCCATCAGGATTAG
- a CDS encoding DUF3618 domain-containing protein, with protein MANPNVQQLRADLAANRARLVGATNEVAEAIKPQNIARESVAQVKQFAKAEFDTATSSLRDERGQWNYEKLLVVGGAVVGAVVFFATLNSVAKRRAVSVAARRAAIER; from the coding sequence ATGGCCAATCCGAACGTGCAGCAGCTGCGCGCCGACCTCGCCGCCAATCGGGCCCGCCTCGTCGGCGCGACCAACGAGGTGGCGGAGGCCATCAAGCCGCAGAACATCGCCAGGGAATCAGTGGCCCAGGTCAAGCAGTTCGCCAAGGCCGAGTTCGACACGGCCACCTCCTCGCTGCGCGACGAGCGGGGGCAGTGGAACTACGAGAAGCTGCTGGTCGTGGGGGGCGCCGTGGTCGGCGCTGTCGTGTTCTTCGCGACGCTCAACTCCGTCGCGAAGCGCCGCGCCGTCTCCGTTGCGGCCCGCAGGGCGGCGATCGAGAGGTGA